One genomic window of Tatumella citrea includes the following:
- a CDS encoding MurR/RpiR family transcriptional regulator: MTETKKSKTRVDVFGERLRNRAPQLSAGLQSVLYYINENRATVLESTALEIAAANDTSDATVVRAVQALGFAGLRDLKKTLQLWFEPVLNSSDKMSSTVNEFTSDINSSIDFVLEGHRRTCDVLSGQENRAALSQAVTLLLNARQLAIFGINASGILAEYAARLFNRIGLPCSPLNRAGIGLAEQLLTLQRGDVLLMMAQKSAHREGMTTLREARRLGIPVILLTNAMDSRFAEQADVVIQVPRGGENGKVPLHGTVLVCLEMLVLAVASSASQRTIKSMKRMDELHRGIKPGSHKR, encoded by the coding sequence ATGACTGAAACAAAAAAAAGTAAAACCCGGGTCGATGTGTTTGGTGAACGTCTGCGTAACCGTGCCCCGCAGCTGTCTGCCGGGTTGCAGTCGGTGTTGTATTACATTAATGAGAACCGGGCGACGGTACTGGAATCCACCGCCCTGGAAATTGCTGCTGCTAATGACACCTCAGATGCTACGGTCGTCCGCGCGGTACAGGCTCTTGGATTTGCCGGACTTCGTGATCTGAAAAAGACCCTGCAACTGTGGTTTGAGCCGGTCCTTAACTCTTCCGATAAAATGAGCAGTACGGTGAATGAATTCACCAGCGATATTAATTCGAGTATCGATTTTGTGCTTGAAGGTCACCGCCGCACCTGTGATGTATTGTCAGGTCAGGAAAATCGTGCCGCATTGTCTCAGGCCGTCACCCTGCTGCTCAACGCCCGACAACTGGCTATTTTCGGTATCAATGCCTCCGGTATTCTTGCGGAGTATGCGGCACGACTGTTTAACCGGATTGGTCTGCCCTGCTCTCCACTGAACCGGGCCGGTATCGGGCTGGCAGAACAGCTGCTGACACTGCAGCGTGGTGATGTGCTGTTGATGATGGCTCAGAAATCAGCGCACCGCGAAGGGATGACCACGCTTCGCGAAGCCCGCCGACTGGGTATTCCTGTGATTCTGCTGACTAATGCGATGGATTCACGCTTTGCGGAACAAGCGGATGTGGTCATCCAGGTGCCCCGGGGCGGGGAAAACGGCAAAGTCCCTCTGCACGGTACGGTGCTGGTCTGTCTTGAGATGCTGGTACTTGCGGTAGCTTCCTCAGCATCTCAACGGACGATTAAATCAATGAAGCGGATGGATGAGCTACACCGGGGAATAAAACCAGGCAGCCACAAGCGTTGA
- a CDS encoding MFS transporter, producing the protein MKTSTISAAGGFTLMAVAGLTIMVGCILVPGLPEIAAAMGVSHAAGWLITLPSLGVVLAGPLAGKIIDRCGARTALQSGLFIYGLFGIAGMFCHGLPLVVIDRLILGGATAVVMSSGTALLAAFYHGQTRLTMIARQGMAIEFGGVIFLFISGLLAVQDWRWPFILYLLSWIMLVMVRYLVPVPVEQVSAESPEETTHGTRAPSLRGVLFAALMSMICFFTAVIMIPKQFYQAGISASDTGYFLSMVSLVAVGAAALMPAVVKKITEPATLWLAFLCYAAAFALFALTVSLSGVILAGVLLGGGFGLSVPLVNHMTVSRSNQSNRGRRLASLSMALFSGQFLASFMAMLPGDSSITFAVTSGFSILVMVVLILMRKTLA; encoded by the coding sequence ATGAAAACTTCTACGATCTCTGCAGCTGGCGGGTTTACCCTGATGGCGGTTGCCGGGCTAACCATTATGGTTGGTTGTATTCTGGTGCCGGGGCTGCCTGAAATTGCTGCCGCAATGGGTGTATCCCATGCGGCTGGCTGGCTGATAACCCTGCCTTCACTGGGGGTAGTGCTGGCCGGGCCGCTGGCCGGGAAAATTATCGACCGCTGTGGTGCACGTACTGCGTTGCAGTCTGGATTGTTTATTTACGGATTGTTCGGGATTGCCGGAATGTTCTGCCACGGTCTGCCATTAGTGGTTATCGACAGACTGATCCTGGGGGGAGCCACGGCGGTTGTGATGTCATCCGGTACTGCATTGTTGGCGGCGTTCTATCACGGCCAGACCCGGCTAACCATGATTGCCCGTCAGGGAATGGCAATTGAATTTGGCGGGGTCATTTTCCTGTTTATCAGCGGATTGCTGGCTGTTCAGGACTGGCGTTGGCCGTTTATTTTATATCTGCTGAGTTGGATCATGTTGGTGATGGTCAGATATCTGGTCCCGGTCCCTGTGGAGCAGGTTTCCGCTGAGTCCCCGGAAGAGACTACCCACGGAACCAGAGCGCCGTCGCTTCGTGGGGTTCTGTTTGCTGCGCTGATGTCGATGATTTGCTTTTTTACAGCAGTAATTATGATTCCAAAGCAGTTTTATCAGGCAGGAATTAGTGCCAGCGACACCGGATATTTTCTGTCGATGGTCTCTCTGGTGGCAGTCGGGGCGGCGGCCCTGATGCCCGCTGTGGTTAAAAAAATAACTGAGCCAGCGACACTCTGGCTGGCATTTCTCTGTTATGCAGCCGCATTTGCACTGTTTGCGCTGACAGTGAGTCTGAGCGGGGTAATTTTGGCCGGGGTGCTGCTGGGTGGCGGATTTGGTCTCTCGGTACCGCTGGTTAATCACATGACCGTCAGCCGCAGTAACCAGAGCAACCGTGGCCGGAGACTGGCCAGCCTGTCAATGGCACTCTTCAGCGGCCAGTTTCTGGCTTCATTTATGGCTATGCTGCCGGGAGACAGCAGCATTACCTTCGCGGTGACCAGTGGTTTCAGTATTCTGGTGATGGTCGTGCTGATACTGATGAGAAAAACGCTGGCGTAA
- a CDS encoding IclR family transcriptional regulator: MPDIPDNNGSQVIARAATIFNVLETEPGGMTIALLAKQTGLPRTTVHRLVSSLESQQLLTFRQGEVRLGPALARLAAAAHTDIVPLARPAMETLNRRTRETVDLSIFRGTHAISVSQIVSDRELRVVSPVGTAFPSHCTAHGKALLSSLSDERILMLTGNPPERRTGQTLKTSEAVLQDIRLCRDRQYALDNEEHAEGVCGLGMVLNTGLNEQYALSLAVPVGRFMPNLPELLSAMKQCKAEIESVLIS, translated from the coding sequence ATGCCAGACATCCCTGACAATAACGGTTCACAGGTCATCGCCCGGGCGGCCACTATTTTTAATGTGCTGGAAACAGAACCGGGTGGTATGACGATTGCGCTGCTGGCAAAACAGACCGGACTTCCGCGTACTACCGTGCACAGGCTGGTCAGTTCTCTGGAATCACAGCAATTACTGACTTTTCGCCAGGGAGAGGTCCGACTGGGCCCGGCGCTGGCCCGGCTGGCTGCTGCCGCTCATACCGATATTGTTCCTCTGGCCCGTCCTGCGATGGAGACACTTAACCGGCGGACCAGGGAAACCGTCGACCTGAGCATTTTTCGCGGGACCCATGCAATATCGGTAAGCCAGATAGTCTCAGATCGCGAGTTGCGGGTAGTTTCTCCTGTCGGCACCGCTTTCCCGTCTCACTGTACAGCCCACGGCAAAGCCCTGTTATCTTCGCTGTCTGATGAAAGGATACTGATGCTGACCGGCAATCCGCCGGAACGGAGAACCGGGCAGACCCTGAAAACGTCAGAAGCCGTACTGCAGGACATTCGCCTGTGTCGCGACAGACAATATGCGCTGGATAATGAAGAACATGCAGAAGGAGTATGTGGTCTGGGCATGGTGCTGAACACTGGGCTGAACGAACAATATGCGCTTTCCCTGGCTGTGCCGGTCGGCCGGTTTATGCCGAATCTTCCGGAACTGTTGTCGGCCATGAAGCAATGTAAAGCAGAAATAGAATCAGTGCTGATATCCTGA
- a CDS encoding NAD(P)H-dependent flavin oxidoreductase, giving the protein MMKSLLADRLGLRFPLIQAPMAGVSTPNLAAAVSNAGALGSISIGAAGPEQAEKMISATLAQTRHAINVNLFCHAPAVRNQSLEAEWLQRFQPLFSEYGVSLPAELTEIYTSFLQQEQMVDILLAQNPAAVSFHFGLPEGAVIAQFKQQGIATLATVTSVEEALAAQNAGIEFLIAQGIEAGGHRGIFDMNASDQMLTTRQLTQQLLQAVRLPVIAAGGIMHGAEIQEMLSSGADAVQMGTAFVLCPESSADIAYRQALKQETAGNTVLTRTVSGRPARSVNTLFCLFTADIEPHQIPDYPLTYSLNKALAAAAASQGKSGFAAQWAGEGAWQAREMPAAELVTTLISEAEQAGFSAT; this is encoded by the coding sequence ATGATGAAAAGTTTATTAGCTGACAGACTGGGACTGCGCTTCCCTTTGATTCAGGCGCCGATGGCAGGCGTTTCCACACCAAACCTGGCCGCGGCAGTCAGTAATGCCGGAGCTCTGGGCTCGATCAGTATCGGGGCTGCCGGACCTGAGCAGGCGGAGAAGATGATCAGCGCAACTCTGGCGCAAACCCGCCATGCCATAAACGTCAATTTGTTTTGCCATGCACCAGCAGTTCGTAATCAGTCCCTTGAAGCAGAGTGGCTGCAGCGTTTTCAGCCGTTGTTCAGTGAGTATGGTGTTTCACTGCCTGCGGAATTAACCGAAATTTATACCAGTTTTCTGCAACAGGAACAGATGGTGGATATTTTGCTGGCTCAGAACCCGGCGGCCGTAAGTTTCCACTTCGGGTTGCCGGAAGGCGCTGTGATTGCACAGTTTAAACAGCAAGGTATTGCAACGCTGGCAACGGTGACCAGTGTTGAAGAGGCTCTGGCCGCTCAGAATGCAGGTATTGAGTTCCTGATTGCTCAGGGAATTGAGGCGGGCGGTCACCGGGGAATATTTGATATGAATGCCAGCGACCAGATGCTTACTACCCGCCAGTTAACGCAGCAACTGCTACAGGCTGTCCGGCTGCCGGTGATTGCTGCCGGCGGAATTATGCACGGTGCCGAAATTCAGGAGATGCTGAGTTCGGGTGCCGATGCGGTGCAGATGGGAACTGCGTTTGTACTTTGTCCGGAATCATCCGCAGATATCGCCTATCGTCAGGCTCTGAAACAGGAAACTGCAGGCAACACGGTGCTGACACGAACGGTATCCGGCCGGCCGGCTCGCTCGGTCAATACGTTGTTTTGCCTGTTTACAGCGGATATTGAACCGCATCAAATCCCGGACTATCCGCTGACCTATTCGCTGAACAAAGCGCTGGCTGCGGCAGCTGCCAGTCAGGGTAAATCCGGATTTGCAGCTCAATGGGCAGGGGAAGGAGCATGGCAGGCCAGAGAAATGCCTGCCGCAGAGCTGGTGACTACGCTTATCAGCGAAGCAGAGCAGGCAGGTTTTTCAGCCACCTGA
- a CDS encoding LysR family transcriptional regulator encodes MNHTSLKIFMVVAEELSIIKAAKRLGRVQSNITTRIQQLEQELDVQLFLRDNKKLQLSPAGETFLSYCRQLLTLADEARQALHPQQPSGILRLGSMESTVASRLNQPLSDFSHAFPDVHLQLVTQPSRQLTEAVLTRELDCALVSLPVNAQQHTECPAGLSFRSLYSEELLLINPAGYQPDSQGPLPLAAFADGCSYRRIAVQTLQSSVTGEQLSDISEVSSYHSMLSSVAGGGYCCLLPKSVFGLLQSPHQLTIVPAGTAVTQFIWREESASLAVQNLGDLLAAEAQGHNIV; translated from the coding sequence ATGAATCATACGTCACTAAAAATCTTTATGGTGGTGGCCGAAGAGTTAAGCATCATTAAAGCCGCGAAACGTCTCGGCAGGGTTCAGTCCAATATCACCACCCGTATCCAGCAACTTGAGCAGGAGCTGGATGTACAGTTGTTTCTTCGTGATAACAAAAAGCTGCAACTTTCCCCCGCAGGTGAGACATTTCTCAGTTACTGCCGACAGTTGCTTACCCTGGCAGATGAAGCCCGACAAGCTCTGCACCCGCAGCAACCGTCAGGAATTTTACGCCTTGGCAGCATGGAATCGACAGTGGCCAGCCGTCTTAATCAGCCATTATCAGACTTTAGCCACGCCTTTCCCGATGTGCATCTGCAACTGGTGACACAACCCAGCCGCCAGCTTACCGAGGCAGTGTTAACCAGAGAACTGGACTGTGCCCTGGTGTCATTGCCGGTAAACGCTCAGCAGCACACTGAATGCCCCGCTGGTCTGAGTTTCCGTTCACTGTACAGTGAGGAGTTGTTACTGATTAACCCGGCAGGCTATCAGCCGGATTCTCAGGGCCCGCTGCCACTGGCGGCATTTGCCGACGGTTGTAGTTATCGCCGGATTGCGGTTCAGACTTTGCAGTCTTCGGTTACCGGTGAGCAGCTGTCAGATATCAGTGAAGTCAGCTCTTATCACAGTATGCTTTCCAGTGTAGCCGGTGGTGGCTATTGCTGCCTGCTGCCGAAAAGCGTCTTCGGATTACTGCAGTCACCCCACCAACTCACCATTGTTCCTGCCGGTACTGCAGTCACTCAGTTTATCTGGCGGGAGGAATCCGCCTCTCTGGCTGTACAGAATCTTGGAGATCTGCTGGCCGCAGAGGCGCAAGGACATAACATCGTTTAA
- a CDS encoding YbfB/YjiJ family MFS transporter, with protein MMSLAGAVVLVIGMGYGRFAFTGILPLMIQEHLLTLSQGNLAAAANYAGYLAGALLLAKARPGDARLLCYFAVITTLLCVFALAISHSGMQVIIVRGIAGLVSAVSLIAASLWLLQHHKHSGGAPLLYAGVGVGIFLSAEVIAVAKYLQLASPTIWIICGFSAAILFLLVLRWLNLPADTLRFAAGPSTSQADSRPQTRSAAYRLLLIYGLSGFGYIITATYLPLFLSGSTVDPIQVWALFGLAAIPSCFIWHKWLAVKGSRHALIANLLVQAAGVVLPAFSHSLLVCLISALLTGFTFMGTVTIALPEARRLAHLVSFNMIAAMTALYGVGQIAGPLVAGHLYQITGSFSPSLFSAAAALLVAALLAVIR; from the coding sequence ATGATGTCGCTGGCAGGCGCGGTGGTACTGGTCATTGGTATGGGGTACGGGCGTTTCGCCTTTACGGGAATATTGCCACTAATGATTCAGGAGCATTTGCTGACGCTGAGTCAGGGAAATCTGGCGGCAGCAGCGAATTATGCCGGGTATCTGGCCGGGGCATTGTTACTGGCGAAAGCCCGGCCTGGAGATGCACGACTGCTGTGTTATTTCGCGGTGATCACTACATTGTTATGTGTGTTTGCCCTTGCGATCAGCCACAGTGGAATGCAGGTGATTATAGTGAGGGGAATCGCCGGACTGGTCAGCGCAGTCAGCCTGATTGCGGCCTCATTATGGCTGTTGCAGCATCATAAACACAGCGGCGGGGCACCATTGTTGTATGCCGGCGTCGGTGTCGGGATTTTTCTGTCGGCGGAAGTGATTGCGGTGGCTAAATATCTGCAACTGGCATCACCTACTATCTGGATAATCTGTGGTTTCAGCGCGGCTATTCTGTTTTTACTGGTATTACGCTGGCTGAATCTTCCGGCAGATACCCTGCGGTTTGCCGCGGGACCTTCGACCAGCCAAGCAGATTCACGCCCGCAAACCCGGAGTGCAGCATACCGGTTATTACTGATTTATGGTTTGTCCGGGTTTGGTTACATCATCACTGCCACCTACCTGCCGTTGTTTCTTTCCGGTTCGACGGTCGACCCGATACAGGTCTGGGCATTATTTGGACTGGCGGCGATACCTTCCTGCTTTATCTGGCATAAATGGCTGGCAGTAAAAGGGAGTCGCCATGCACTGATTGCTAATCTGCTGGTGCAGGCGGCAGGTGTGGTGTTGCCGGCGTTTAGTCACTCGCTGCTGGTGTGCCTGATCAGTGCATTACTGACCGGATTTACCTTTATGGGAACGGTGACTATTGCTCTGCCTGAGGCAAGGCGGCTGGCACACCTGGTGAGTTTTAATATGATTGCGGCAATGACTGCCCTTTATGGAGTGGGACAGATTGCCGGCCCGCTGGTGGCCGGTCACCTGTACCAGATAACCGGATCATTTAGCCCGTCGCTGTTTAGTGCGGCCGCCGCGTTGCTGGTTGCTGCGCTGCTGGCGGTCATCAGATAG
- a CDS encoding IclR family transcriptional regulator codes for MGNEGVIAVEKALALLDCFRPGEELLSLSVLARLSGYHKTTVYRLMNSLERMNYVIRRDDGLYSLGPRLLYLGRLYENSFQLRALVQPALQQLATEAGESASWYVLDNQQRLCLFRAEPTVGLRETRLPGSYLPLDDTSIGKTLRYWGLNEPLFEQPPELPLFSSGMRDPHTAACCVPIFGADHQFLAALTVTGPASRLTEQQVHDVVGPVLQRVAAELTRQLGGSR; via the coding sequence ATGGGAAACGAAGGTGTTATCGCGGTAGAAAAAGCGCTGGCATTACTGGATTGCTTCAGACCGGGCGAAGAACTGCTGTCACTGAGCGTATTAGCCAGACTGAGCGGTTACCATAAAACCACGGTCTACCGTTTAATGAATTCTCTGGAGAGAATGAACTACGTTATCCGCAGGGATGACGGGCTTTATTCACTGGGTCCAAGATTGCTTTATCTTGGCCGTTTATACGAAAACTCCTTCCAGTTACGGGCGCTGGTTCAGCCGGCATTGCAGCAACTGGCTACAGAGGCCGGCGAAAGTGCTTCCTGGTATGTTCTGGATAACCAGCAAAGGCTTTGTCTGTTCCGTGCAGAACCGACCGTGGGTCTGAGAGAAACGCGTTTGCCAGGCAGTTACCTGCCACTGGATGATACTTCTATCGGTAAAACGCTACGTTACTGGGGTCTGAATGAACCCCTGTTCGAGCAGCCACCCGAACTGCCGCTGTTTAGCTCCGGGATGCGCGATCCTCATACTGCCGCCTGCTGTGTGCCGATTTTTGGTGCAGATCATCAGTTTCTGGCAGCACTGACCGTCACCGGGCCTGCTTCACGGTTAACTGAACAACAGGTACATGATGTCGTCGGGCCAGTGTTACAGAGGGTTGCTGCTGAGCTGACCCGGCAACTGGGCGGCTCCCGCTAA
- a CDS encoding c-type cytochrome, with amino-acid sequence MKKITLLYSAVLAGLLGCTVAQADDSGGQLVARGEYLATAGDCVACHTASGPAFTGGLKMTTPVGAIYSTNITPDKQTGIGDYTYDDFARALRQGIARDGRHLYPAMPYTEYAKVNDDDMHALYAYFMHGVTAVHQPNKPSDIPWPLNMRWPLAVWNKLFLDNTPFKNDPAQSAEWNRGAYLVQGLEHCGACHTPRGIAFQEKASDEKGADFLTGGTLEGWHAPDLTGNVKSGLGRWSTGDLQTFLKTGRNDQSAAFGSMSEAIGHSTQHLTDADLHAMAVYIKSLKSSDPEAQPPATTDSTTAALIRGDLSQTGAEEYMDNCAACHRLDGKGYAKTFPTLAGNPVLLSDDPSSLISIVLTGGKMPVTQQSVTGLTMPDFGWRLSDQQVADVVSFIRSSWGNNAGKVEAKQVADIRKLMPVPNQADNPQVKAEKPDPAKK; translated from the coding sequence ATGAAAAAAATAACATTATTGTACTCAGCCGTGCTGGCGGGTCTGCTGGGCTGTACCGTGGCACAGGCTGATGACAGTGGCGGACAACTGGTCGCCCGGGGAGAATATCTGGCGACTGCGGGAGATTGTGTGGCCTGCCATACCGCCAGCGGTCCGGCTTTTACCGGAGGGTTGAAAATGACCACTCCGGTCGGCGCTATCTATTCGACCAATATTACCCCGGATAAACAGACCGGAATTGGTGATTACACCTATGATGACTTTGCCCGCGCATTACGCCAGGGTATTGCCCGCGATGGCCGTCATCTGTATCCGGCAATGCCTTATACGGAATATGCGAAGGTCAATGATGACGATATGCATGCCCTGTATGCATACTTTATGCATGGTGTTACCGCGGTACATCAGCCAAATAAACCGTCAGATATTCCCTGGCCGTTAAATATGCGCTGGCCACTGGCGGTCTGGAATAAGTTGTTCCTCGACAATACTCCGTTCAAAAACGACCCGGCACAAAGTGCTGAGTGGAACCGTGGGGCTTACCTGGTCCAGGGGCTTGAGCACTGTGGTGCCTGTCATACACCGCGTGGTATTGCATTTCAGGAAAAGGCTTCAGATGAGAAGGGAGCTGACTTCTTAACCGGTGGAACACTGGAAGGCTGGCATGCGCCGGATCTGACCGGAAATGTAAAATCCGGATTAGGGCGCTGGAGCACCGGGGATTTGCAGACGTTCCTGAAAACCGGGCGCAATGACCAGAGCGCGGCATTTGGTTCGATGAGTGAAGCCATCGGGCACAGTACCCAGCACCTGACCGATGCGGATTTACATGCTATGGCGGTCTATATTAAATCGCTAAAATCTTCTGATCCAGAGGCACAGCCTCCGGCGACCACCGACAGCACTACGGCGGCGTTAATCAGAGGAGATCTGAGCCAGACCGGTGCGGAAGAATATATGGATAACTGTGCAGCCTGCCACCGTCTGGATGGCAAAGGGTATGCCAAAACCTTCCCGACACTGGCCGGTAACCCGGTATTACTGAGTGATGATCCTTCCTCACTGATTAGCATTGTCCTGACAGGCGGAAAGATGCCGGTGACTCAGCAATCGGTGACCGGACTGACCATGCCTGATTTCGGCTGGCGGCTCAGTGACCAGCAGGTCGCTGATGTGGTCAGCTTTATCCGCAGCAGTTGGGGTAATAATGCCGGTAAAGTAGAGGCTAAGCAGGTAGCAGACATTCGCAAGCTAATGCCGGTACCGAATCAGGCAGATAATCCGCAGGTAAAGGCCGAAAAGCCGGATCCCGCTAAGAAATAG